One stretch of Cellulomonas wangsupingiae DNA includes these proteins:
- a CDS encoding DUF2530 domain-containing protein, with the protein MPSVVHTLMHPHRTPPPPIDVDLARVMGSGTTLWGAALVVTGVLSWLGVAPATWVWVCGAGVALGVVGVLWARHNGRLSSDGTGAMIRPGDEDPGAPTILG; encoded by the coding sequence GTGCCCTCCGTCGTCCACACCCTGATGCACCCCCATCGCACGCCGCCGCCGCCCATCGACGTCGACCTCGCGCGGGTCATGGGCTCCGGCACGACCCTGTGGGGCGCCGCGCTGGTGGTCACGGGCGTGCTGTCGTGGCTGGGCGTCGCGCCGGCGACGTGGGTCTGGGTGTGCGGGGCCGGCGTCGCGCTCGGCGTCGTCGGGGTGCTGTGGGCGCGGCACAACGGGCGCCTGTCGTCCGACGGCACGGGCGCGATGATCCGTCCCGGCGACGAGGACCCCGGCGCCCCGACCATCCTGGGCTGA
- a CDS encoding UDP-glucose dehydrogenase family protein, producing the protein MRISVIGCGYLGAVHAASMASLGHDVVGIDVDAGKVARLAAGTAPFYEPGLPELLDEVSGTGRLTFSTDMADAAGARAHFLCVGTPQEHGEFRADLRYVESAFADLLPHLAPGDVVAGKSTVPVGTAEALAARLAGTGATLVWNPEFLREGFAVQDTLHPDRLVYGLPTDDRGVPTPDGEAARALLDEVYAAPLAEDTPLVVTDYATAQLVKVAANSFLATKISFINAMAELCEATGADVTRLADAIGYDARIGRRFLNAGLGFGGGCLPKDIRAFMARAGELGVDQALSFLREVDSINMRRRVRTVDLVREVSAGSIVGKRVAVLGAAFKPNSDDVRDSPALSVAAQMQLQGAQVTVTDPQGVENARAKWPDLKYASSALEAAAGVDVVVLATEWDEYRDLDPDELGGVVARRVIVDGRNVLDPGVWRAAGWTYRALGRP; encoded by the coding sequence GTGCGCATCTCGGTCATCGGCTGCGGCTACCTGGGGGCGGTGCATGCGGCCAGCATGGCGTCCCTGGGGCACGACGTCGTCGGCATCGACGTCGACGCCGGCAAGGTCGCCCGGCTGGCGGCGGGCACGGCGCCCTTCTACGAGCCGGGCCTCCCCGAGCTCCTCGACGAGGTGTCCGGCACGGGACGGCTGACGTTCAGCACCGACATGGCCGACGCGGCCGGTGCACGTGCGCACTTCCTGTGCGTGGGGACCCCGCAGGAGCACGGCGAGTTCCGCGCGGACCTGAGGTACGTCGAGTCCGCGTTCGCCGACCTGCTGCCGCACCTGGCCCCCGGTGACGTGGTCGCCGGCAAGTCCACCGTGCCCGTCGGCACCGCCGAGGCCCTCGCGGCGAGGCTCGCCGGGACCGGTGCCACCCTGGTCTGGAACCCCGAGTTCCTGCGCGAGGGGTTCGCGGTGCAGGACACGCTGCACCCCGACCGGCTCGTCTACGGCCTCCCCACGGACGACCGAGGCGTGCCGACGCCCGACGGCGAGGCCGCCCGCGCGCTCCTCGACGAGGTGTACGCCGCGCCTCTCGCGGAGGACACGCCGCTGGTCGTCACGGACTACGCGACGGCGCAGCTCGTCAAGGTCGCGGCCAACTCGTTCCTCGCCACCAAGATCTCGTTCATCAACGCGATGGCCGAGCTGTGCGAGGCCACCGGGGCGGACGTCACGCGTCTCGCCGACGCGATCGGCTACGACGCGCGCATCGGGCGCCGCTTCCTCAACGCGGGCCTCGGCTTCGGCGGCGGCTGCCTGCCCAAGGACATCCGCGCGTTCATGGCGCGCGCCGGGGAGCTGGGGGTCGACCAGGCCCTGTCGTTCCTGCGGGAGGTCGACTCCATCAACATGCGCCGCCGCGTGCGCACCGTGGACCTCGTGCGCGAGGTCAGCGCCGGGTCGATCGTCGGCAAGCGGGTGGCCGTGCTGGGCGCGGCGTTCAAGCCGAACAGCGACGACGTGCGCGACTCGCCGGCGCTGTCGGTCGCCGCCCAGATGCAGCTCCAGGGCGCCCAGGTCACCGTGACGGACCCGCAGGGGGTCGAGAACGCGCGCGCGAAGTGGCCGGACCTGAAGTACGCGTCCAGCGCGCTCGAGGCGGCGGCCGGCGTCGACGTCGTCGTGCTCGCGACCGAGTGGGACGAGTACCGCGACCTCGACCCGGACGAGCTGGGGGGTGTCGTCGCCCGCCGGGTGATCGTCGACGGCCGCAACGTGCTCGACCCCGGGGTCTGGCGTGCTGCCGGCTGGACCTACCGGGCGCTGGGCAGGCCCTGA
- a CDS encoding CAP domain-containing protein encodes MPVSRRRDIRRWGERRARRRRRVRVAGAGGVLVVATALLLSAAPGAYAPTGQVDLALTTGDLVGRFQDLASRNGERPAEAEPTEPSPATSSAAGQTPSPEEDAAAPPAPPADAAPAAPSPEPQAAARPAAAPGGEGAAMSAEIVALGNAERAAAGLPALAVSSCATRQAEERAGLLVAEGRFEHDPLGPVLEQCDAGTVGENLSLGYRSAQAAVEGWMDSPGHRENLLRPAFTQIGVACVTGQRGWLCAQVFLG; translated from the coding sequence GTGCCCGTCTCCCGTCGCCGCGACATCCGTCGCTGGGGCGAGCGTCGGGCCCGTCGACGGCGTCGGGTGCGGGTGGCCGGGGCGGGGGGAGTCCTCGTCGTCGCGACGGCCCTGCTCCTGTCCGCCGCACCCGGCGCGTACGCCCCGACCGGGCAGGTCGACCTCGCGCTGACCACGGGTGACCTGGTCGGACGCTTCCAGGACCTCGCGTCGCGCAACGGCGAGCGTCCCGCCGAGGCGGAGCCGACGGAGCCGTCCCCCGCGACGAGCTCGGCGGCCGGGCAGACGCCGTCGCCCGAAGAGGACGCCGCGGCCCCGCCGGCCCCGCCCGCGGACGCGGCCCCGGCCGCCCCCTCGCCCGAGCCGCAGGCCGCCGCGCGGCCCGCGGCCGCACCGGGGGGCGAGGGCGCGGCGATGTCCGCCGAGATCGTCGCTCTCGGCAACGCGGAGCGCGCCGCGGCCGGCCTGCCCGCGCTCGCGGTGTCGTCGTGCGCGACGCGGCAGGCCGAGGAGCGGGCGGGCCTCCTGGTCGCCGAGGGGCGCTTCGAGCACGACCCGCTGGGCCCGGTGCTCGAGCAGTGCGACGCCGGCACGGTGGGGGAGAACCTGTCGCTCGGCTACCGCTCGGCGCAGGCAGCGGTCGAGGGGTGGATGGACTCGCCCGGGCACCGCGAGAACCTGCTGCGCCCGGCGTTCACGCAGATCGGCGTGGCGTGCGTGACGGGGCAGCGCGGGTGGCTGTGCGCGCAGGTCTTCCTGGGCTGA
- a CDS encoding sacsin N-terminal ATP-binding-like domain-containing protein, with protein MTTDAFGTAALRGAVLEAWRASPARLREDANTEEDHARGYYRDRVLVELAQNAADAATRAGVPGRLLLRLATTDDGTAVLVAANTGAPLDAAGVASLASLRASAKRDAGTGTVGRFGVGFAAVRAVADEVTVCSTTGAVRFSLADTRELLEGTAAQEAAHGRPGLADEVRRRDGSLPALRLPWPTEGPPPTGYDTAVVLQLRDEVVRDEVRALLDGVDDVLLLALPGLVEVVVDVEDAGPRRLADVTGRWDVLTAEGEVPLALVADRPVEERAARAWRVTWARPRDGSAVPGVVHAPTPTDEPCSLPAVLVATLPLDPSRRHVVPGPLTDAVLDSAAQAYAQLVGRAAAEGADATAWVPTGLAAGAVDAALRERVVAALVRTPLLVPASPQDALVPPLRATLVRDLPDGPAVTALGALVAGLVRVPPSGLAAARALGVEERALAEVVDELPTGGDVDWPALYDALDVAAQDATAREGLASLPVPLADGRVVRGPRGVVLLDDDVAGVAPRTLEVLRTWGLRVADPAVVRPLLARLGARRLDAAALLAHPALRAAVLGQADDDDLDRADEVTAAVLDVVAAAGTVPADAVAWLGLLTLDAADGEPAPAHGLVLPGGPAARLLDDRVLAPVALDAVDRWGRDVLVAVGVRDDLVVTTVPDVVAGVAPDDDADDAAALAAASLDGWADYVDELADALGAGAYCGDVPAVADLDAVDDRRWPEVLAHLARTPDLRAALVTSVRGEGTAATAPSYTAWWLRTRADLALPEVFALPGSVALPAALVPPVPEVLAGLDEEALRALGGVGSLADVPAARWAAVLDLLGPVGGVVPLDVAGPVWRAWAQGAGPDEPPAVLPALTAPGVARLVDDAVVADDPRWWQCAGAQGVAVVPVPVAPGSRGAAGVAELLDLPLASWRLGADDDLSGAGEPEDVPDALLALLPDAPAQWWRHDDLRVVGAPVGWWVTGTGTQAQVHAVHVAGLASALAWATGRWAARGAVETLLTDPDDPDAALGLALE; from the coding sequence GTGACCACCGACGCCTTCGGCACGGCCGCGCTGCGCGGTGCGGTGCTGGAGGCGTGGCGGGCCTCGCCCGCGCGGCTGCGGGAGGACGCGAACACCGAGGAGGACCACGCCCGGGGGTACTACCGGGACCGGGTGCTCGTCGAGCTCGCGCAGAACGCGGCGGACGCGGCCACGCGCGCGGGCGTCCCGGGGCGGCTGCTGCTGCGGCTGGCGACGACCGACGACGGCACGGCCGTCCTCGTCGCGGCCAACACGGGCGCACCGCTGGACGCGGCGGGCGTCGCGTCCCTGGCGTCGCTGCGGGCCTCGGCCAAGCGGGACGCCGGGACGGGCACGGTCGGCCGGTTCGGTGTCGGCTTCGCGGCCGTGCGGGCGGTCGCCGACGAGGTGACGGTGTGCTCGACGACGGGCGCCGTGCGGTTCTCCCTGGCGGACACCCGCGAGCTGCTGGAGGGGACGGCCGCGCAGGAGGCCGCGCACGGCCGTCCGGGCCTGGCGGACGAGGTCCGCCGGCGTGACGGGTCGCTGCCGGCGCTGCGGCTGCCGTGGCCCACGGAGGGCCCCCCGCCGACGGGCTACGACACCGCGGTGGTCCTGCAGCTGCGCGACGAGGTCGTGCGCGACGAGGTCCGCGCCCTGCTCGACGGCGTGGACGACGTCCTGCTGCTCGCGCTGCCCGGCCTCGTGGAGGTCGTCGTCGACGTGGAGGACGCCGGGCCGCGCCGCCTCGCGGACGTCACCGGGCGCTGGGACGTCCTGACCGCGGAGGGGGAGGTGCCGCTCGCCCTCGTGGCCGACCGTCCCGTCGAGGAGCGCGCCGCGCGGGCGTGGCGCGTCACCTGGGCGCGGCCGCGCGACGGGTCCGCCGTGCCGGGGGTGGTGCACGCGCCGACGCCCACCGACGAGCCGTGCTCGCTGCCTGCCGTCCTGGTGGCGACGCTGCCGCTCGACCCGTCGCGCCGGCACGTGGTCCCGGGCCCGTTGACGGACGCCGTCCTCGACTCGGCGGCGCAGGCGTACGCGCAGCTCGTCGGGCGTGCGGCGGCGGAAGGTGCCGACGCGACCGCGTGGGTGCCGACGGGCCTGGCGGCCGGCGCGGTGGACGCCGCGCTGCGCGAGCGCGTCGTCGCCGCGCTCGTCCGCACGCCGCTGCTGGTGCCCGCGTCCCCGCAGGACGCCCTCGTGCCCCCGCTGCGCGCCACGCTGGTGCGCGACCTGCCCGACGGGCCCGCGGTGACCGCGCTGGGTGCGCTCGTCGCCGGTCTGGTCCGGGTCCCGCCGTCGGGGCTGGCGGCGGCGCGTGCGCTCGGGGTCGAGGAGCGTGCGCTCGCCGAGGTCGTCGACGAGCTGCCGACCGGCGGCGACGTCGACTGGCCGGCCCTGTACGACGCGCTGGACGTCGCGGCGCAGGACGCGACCGCGCGCGAAGGGCTCGCGTCCCTGCCGGTGCCGCTGGCGGACGGCCGCGTGGTGCGTGGCCCGCGGGGCGTCGTGCTGCTGGACGACGACGTCGCCGGGGTGGCGCCCCGGACCCTCGAGGTGCTGCGCACGTGGGGGCTGCGGGTCGCGGACCCCGCGGTGGTCCGTCCGCTGCTGGCGCGGCTGGGTGCGCGGCGGCTCGACGCCGCGGCGCTGCTGGCGCACCCGGCGCTGCGTGCCGCCGTGCTGGGGCAGGCGGACGACGACGACCTCGACCGCGCGGACGAGGTGACCGCGGCGGTGCTCGACGTCGTGGCCGCCGCGGGCACCGTGCCCGCGGACGCGGTGGCCTGGCTGGGCCTGCTGACGCTCGACGCGGCCGACGGTGAGCCCGCCCCCGCGCACGGCCTGGTGCTGCCGGGCGGGCCGGCCGCGCGGCTGCTCGACGACCGCGTGCTGGCCCCCGTCGCGCTGGACGCCGTGGACCGCTGGGGTCGTGACGTGCTGGTGGCCGTGGGCGTGCGCGACGACCTCGTGGTGACGACCGTCCCGGACGTGGTCGCGGGCGTCGCCCCGGACGACGACGCGGACGACGCGGCTGCCCTGGCCGCCGCGTCGCTCGACGGCTGGGCCGACTACGTCGACGAGCTCGCCGACGCGCTGGGCGCGGGGGCGTACTGCGGTGACGTGCCGGCCGTCGCGGACCTCGACGCGGTGGACGACCGCCGGTGGCCGGAGGTGCTCGCCCACCTGGCGCGCACGCCGGACCTGCGCGCGGCCCTGGTGACGTCCGTGCGCGGCGAGGGGACGGCCGCCACGGCCCCGTCCTACACCGCGTGGTGGCTGCGCACGCGCGCCGACCTCGCCCTGCCGGAGGTCTTCGCGCTGCCGGGGTCCGTCGCGCTGCCCGCGGCCCTCGTGCCGCCGGTCCCCGAGGTGCTGGCCGGCCTGGACGAGGAGGCGCTGCGCGCGCTCGGCGGGGTCGGGTCGCTCGCGGACGTGCCGGCGGCGCGGTGGGCCGCCGTGCTCGACCTGCTGGGGCCCGTGGGCGGGGTCGTGCCGCTCGACGTCGCGGGGCCGGTGTGGCGCGCCTGGGCGCAGGGCGCCGGGCCGGACGAGCCGCCCGCGGTGCTCCCGGCGCTGACGGCGCCCGGGGTCGCGCGGCTCGTCGACGACGCCGTGGTGGCGGACGACCCGCGGTGGTGGCAGTGCGCGGGTGCCCAGGGCGTGGCCGTGGTGCCCGTGCCGGTCGCACCGGGCTCGCGCGGGGCGGCCGGCGTCGCGGAGCTGCTGGACCTGCCGCTGGCGTCGTGGCGTCTCGGCGCCGACGACGACCTGTCCGGTGCCGGCGAGCCGGAGGACGTGCCCGACGCGCTGCTCGCCCTGCTGCCCGACGCGCCCGCGCAGTGGTGGCGGCACGACGACCTGCGGGTGGTGGGCGCGCCGGTCGGGTGGTGGGTCACCGGGACGGGGACGCAGGCGCAGGTGCACGCCGTGCACGTCGCGGGGCTGGCGTCCGCGCTGGCGTGGGCGACGGGACGGTGGGCGGCGCGCGGGGCCGTCGAGACGCTGCTGACCGACCCGGACGACCCCGACGCGGCGCTCGGCCTCGCACTGGAGTGA
- a CDS encoding cold-shock protein, whose translation MPTGKVKWFDTERGFGFIASDDGGEVFLHASALPVGVTAPKPGTKVEFGVADGRRGPQALSVTVLDPVPSVVKARRPPADEMAVVVEDLIKVLDKVGNDLRRGRYPEGPRAAQYATLLRGVADKLEA comes from the coding sequence GTGCCCACCGGCAAGGTCAAGTGGTTCGACACCGAGCGTGGATTCGGCTTCATCGCCAGCGACGACGGCGGTGAGGTCTTCCTGCACGCGTCGGCGCTGCCCGTGGGGGTGACCGCCCCCAAGCCGGGCACCAAGGTCGAGTTCGGCGTGGCCGACGGGCGTCGCGGACCGCAGGCCCTGTCCGTGACGGTCCTCGACCCGGTGCCCTCGGTCGTCAAGGCCCGGCGCCCCCCGGCCGACGAGATGGCCGTGGTCGTCGAGGACCTCATCAAGGTCCTCGACAAGGTCGGCAACGACCTGCGCCGCGGCCGCTACCCCGAGGGTCCGCGGGCCGCCCAGTACGCGACGTTGCTGCGGGGCGTCGCCGACAAGCTCGAGGCCTGA
- a CDS encoding VanZ family protein, with protein sequence MTTRVLLTVYLAAVAAVTLAPAPADDGTLGVVRSAVAWLAGHGLPVTYLGVEAVANVVMFVPFGVLVGLLLPARRWWLVVLLGAATSGLVETVQRWLPTRYPTLQDVVMNTLGAAVGVGVLALVLRAQRSRTPRTGDAGTTTGRDPVRSRPVAGLLRRPGRPGSGRA encoded by the coding sequence GTGACGACACGCGTGCTGCTCACGGTGTACCTCGCGGCCGTCGCCGCCGTCACGCTGGCACCCGCACCGGCGGACGACGGGACGCTCGGGGTCGTGCGCAGCGCGGTCGCGTGGCTGGCCGGGCACGGGCTGCCGGTCACCTACCTGGGTGTCGAGGCGGTCGCCAACGTGGTGATGTTCGTGCCGTTCGGCGTGCTGGTGGGCCTGCTGCTGCCCGCCCGACGGTGGTGGCTGGTCGTGCTGCTCGGCGCGGCGACCTCGGGCCTCGTCGAGACCGTGCAGCGGTGGCTGCCGACCCGGTACCCGACGCTGCAGGACGTCGTGATGAACACCCTCGGCGCGGCGGTCGGCGTGGGCGTCCTGGCGCTCGTGCTGCGCGCGCAGCGGTCGCGGACGCCGCGGACGGGTGACGCGGGCACGACGACGGGCCGGGACCCCGTGAGGTCCCGGCCCGTCGCGGGGCTGCTCAGACGCCCAGGACGTCCCGGATCGGGCCGAGCGTGA
- a CDS encoding NCS2 family permease gives MSTTPPAEKLDDASAPPRSAVDRFFKITERGSTIGTEIRGGLVTFFTMSYIIVLNPLIIGTLPDSTGQFLGGGDSPDLAMIAAATALVAGLLTIVMGVVANYPMALAAGLGLNAVVAYTVAQLPGMTWADAMGIVVLEGLVILVLVLTGFRTAVFRAVPRELKVAIGVGIGLFIALIGFVNAGFVRQGVGTPLELGSGGSLAGWPVAVFVIGLVLAIVLMVRKVRGGLLIAVIGTTVLALVVEAVANVGASGEDNPTGWHQNVPSVPDVLVELPDLSLIGQFSLFGAVGKIGVLAVVLLVFSILLADFFDTMGTMVAVGQEAKLLDEDGNPPRTQQILVVDSLGAVAGGMGSVSSNTAYVESTSGVADGARTGLASVVTGIAFLLATFLAPLVAMVPSEAAAPVLVVVGFLMVAQVADLDWKSPEVAIPAFLTLALMPFTYSISVGIGAGFIAFVVVKLALGKARSIHPLMWVAAIAFVVYFTLGPIRDVLGV, from the coding sequence ATGTCGACAACTCCCCCGGCGGAGAAGCTCGACGACGCGTCCGCGCCCCCCCGCAGCGCCGTCGACCGCTTCTTCAAGATCACTGAGCGTGGCTCCACCATCGGGACCGAGATCCGTGGCGGTCTCGTCACCTTCTTCACGATGAGCTACATCATCGTCCTCAACCCCCTGATCATCGGCACCCTGCCCGACAGCACGGGGCAGTTCCTCGGCGGCGGGGACTCACCGGACCTCGCGATGATCGCCGCGGCGACCGCCCTGGTCGCCGGCCTGCTGACGATCGTCATGGGCGTCGTCGCCAACTACCCGATGGCGCTCGCCGCGGGCCTCGGGCTCAACGCCGTCGTCGCCTACACGGTCGCGCAGCTGCCCGGCATGACGTGGGCCGACGCGATGGGCATCGTCGTGCTCGAGGGCCTCGTGATCCTCGTGCTCGTGCTGACCGGGTTCCGCACCGCCGTCTTCCGTGCGGTCCCGCGCGAGCTGAAGGTCGCGATCGGCGTGGGCATCGGCCTGTTCATCGCCCTCATCGGCTTCGTCAACGCCGGGTTCGTCCGGCAGGGCGTGGGCACGCCGCTCGAGCTGGGCTCCGGCGGCTCGCTCGCCGGCTGGCCCGTCGCGGTGTTCGTGATCGGCCTCGTCCTGGCGATCGTGCTCATGGTGCGCAAGGTGCGCGGCGGTCTGCTCATCGCCGTCATCGGCACCACGGTGCTCGCCCTGGTCGTCGAGGCCGTCGCCAACGTCGGCGCCTCGGGGGAGGACAACCCCACGGGCTGGCACCAGAACGTGCCGTCGGTGCCCGACGTCCTGGTCGAGCTGCCCGACCTGTCGCTCATCGGCCAGTTCTCGCTGTTCGGCGCCGTCGGCAAGATCGGCGTCCTGGCGGTCGTGCTGCTGGTGTTCTCGATCCTGCTCGCCGACTTCTTCGACACGATGGGCACGATGGTCGCCGTCGGCCAGGAGGCCAAGCTCCTCGACGAGGACGGCAACCCGCCGCGCACGCAGCAGATCCTGGTCGTCGACTCCCTCGGCGCCGTCGCGGGCGGCATGGGCTCGGTCTCGTCGAACACGGCGTACGTGGAGTCCACGTCCGGCGTCGCCGACGGTGCCCGCACGGGCCTGGCGTCCGTCGTCACCGGCATCGCGTTCCTGCTCGCGACGTTCCTCGCGCCCCTGGTGGCCATGGTCCCGTCCGAGGCGGCCGCGCCCGTCCTCGTCGTCGTGGGCTTCCTCATGGTCGCGCAGGTCGCGGACCTGGACTGGAAGTCGCCGGAGGTCGCGATCCCCGCGTTCCTCACCCTGGCGCTCATGCCGTTCACGTACTCCATCAGCGTGGGCATCGGTGCGGGCTTCATCGCGTTCGTCGTGGTCAAGCTCGCGCTCGGCAAGGCCCGCAGCATCCACCCGCTGATGTGGGTCGCGGCGATCGCCTTCGTCGTCTACTTCACGCTCGGCCCGATCCGGGACGTCCTGGGCGTCTGA
- a CDS encoding low molecular weight phosphatase family protein, whose translation MTHTPSPARVLAVCTGNICRSPVVERLLAARLAGGDVHVASAGTHAVVGHPVSAPMVPLVRAAGADAGSFAARRLTAAQVREADLVLTLTREHRSQVVRLVPAAVRRTFTLLELARLVDRVDPDALRAAGATPGARVRALPTLVPGVRQLGDVGPDDVPDPIGGSDAVYRATFDQISAAVEALATALRD comes from the coding sequence GTGACACACACCCCGTCGCCGGCCCGCGTGCTGGCGGTCTGCACCGGCAACATCTGCCGGTCGCCCGTGGTCGAGCGTCTGCTCGCGGCGCGCCTCGCGGGCGGCGACGTGCACGTCGCGTCGGCCGGCACGCACGCCGTGGTCGGCCACCCCGTGTCCGCGCCGATGGTCCCGCTCGTCCGCGCGGCCGGCGCCGACGCCGGCTCCTTCGCCGCACGCCGGCTCACTGCCGCACAGGTGCGCGAGGCGGACCTCGTGCTGACGCTCACGCGGGAGCACCGCTCGCAGGTCGTCCGGCTGGTCCCGGCGGCGGTCCGCCGCACGTTCACGCTGCTCGAGCTCGCCCGGCTCGTCGACCGCGTCGACCCCGACGCGCTGCGCGCCGCCGGCGCGACCCCGGGAGCCCGCGTGCGCGCCCTGCCCACCCTCGTGCCCGGCGTGCGACAGCTCGGCGACGTCGGTCCCGACGACGTCCCCGACCCCATCGGCGGCTCCGACGCGGTGTACCGGGCGACGTTCGACCAGATCTCCGCGGCCGTCGAGGCGCTGGCCACCGCCCTGCGCGACTGA
- a CDS encoding EAL domain-containing protein — protein sequence MQGSGWDVASDALMVEHLLASTLDPVTHRAAGVSLHPECSGARTDDEVVTVVTLAYDTPTTYALPGRSRGLDVVERRLCDELEAWADAPGSIVAIGEAAAAYVVTTSQDDAQSLREHLGELYRRLDPAAGPTPLASAAQGASADLADVTARAVERLVLPRATLPLQDQWTATDVSRRTLWDVVTGARFGTQVRLHAARADGPHAERAEGLLSLSRSPRYTDTAVALHAAVPHAVGPDRDGGPVVWDASAALSGTGQARATLAQALVDHCPPGVWVGVSAWLAGLDDVLQALRTLRGRGHRIVLTAYGSGREPLAAFDELPVDAILLDPHLERGALVDPADRAVHAAIVDHAVRHDVVALTSARHALDAVRRPLPLPTPCHPEPPGQLLERARLVGLTLRETAVLVNATHGQGAVAPRWDRYDVATHWARATS from the coding sequence ATGCAAGGGTCTGGTTGGGACGTCGCGAGCGACGCCCTGATGGTCGAGCACCTGCTCGCGTCCACGCTCGACCCCGTGACCCACCGCGCGGCCGGGGTCTCCCTGCACCCCGAGTGCTCGGGCGCCCGTACGGACGACGAGGTCGTCACGGTCGTCACCCTGGCATACGACACCCCGACGACCTACGCCCTGCCCGGACGCAGCCGCGGGCTCGACGTCGTCGAGCGCCGGCTGTGCGACGAGCTCGAGGCCTGGGCGGACGCACCCGGCAGCATCGTCGCGATCGGCGAGGCCGCCGCGGCGTACGTCGTCACGACGTCGCAGGACGACGCCCAGTCGCTGCGCGAGCACCTCGGCGAGCTGTACCGGCGCCTGGACCCCGCGGCCGGGCCCACGCCGCTGGCATCGGCCGCGCAGGGCGCGTCGGCGGACCTGGCCGACGTGACCGCGCGCGCCGTCGAGCGGCTCGTCCTCCCGCGCGCCACCCTGCCCCTGCAGGACCAGTGGACGGCCACCGACGTGTCGCGCCGCACGCTGTGGGACGTCGTCACCGGCGCCCGGTTCGGCACGCAGGTGCGCCTGCACGCCGCCCGGGCCGACGGCCCCCACGCCGAGCGCGCCGAAGGGCTGCTGTCCCTGAGCCGCTCGCCGCGCTACACGGACACCGCCGTCGCCCTGCACGCCGCGGTCCCCCACGCCGTCGGCCCCGACCGCGACGGCGGGCCGGTGGTCTGGGACGCGTCCGCCGCGCTGTCCGGCACCGGGCAGGCGCGCGCGACGCTCGCCCAGGCCCTCGTGGACCACTGCCCTCCCGGGGTGTGGGTCGGGGTGTCGGCGTGGCTCGCTGGGCTCGACGACGTGCTCCAGGCGCTACGGACCCTGCGCGGCCGCGGCCACCGCATCGTGCTCACCGCCTACGGCTCGGGACGCGAGCCCCTCGCCGCCTTCGACGAGCTGCCCGTCGACGCCATCCTGCTCGACCCGCACCTCGAGCGCGGCGCGCTGGTCGACCCGGCGGACCGCGCCGTGCACGCCGCGATCGTCGACCACGCCGTGCGGCACGACGTCGTCGCGCTCACGTCCGCGCGCCACGCGCTCGACGCGGTGCGCAGGCCCCTCCCGCTGCCGACCCCGTGCCACCCCGAGCCCCCCGGCCAGCTGCTGGAGCGCGCCCGGCTCGTGGGCCTGACGCTGCGCGAGACCGCGGTGCTCGTCAACGCGACGCACGGGCAGGGCGCCGTCGCGCCCCGCTGGGACCGGTACGACGTCGCGACGCACTGGGCGCGCGCGACGTCCTGA
- a CDS encoding DUF3027 domain-containing protein, producing the protein MAAVKDAVLERAVDLAREVAVEIAQEPQDVGEYLGAVREAERLVSHRFACTARGYRGWAWTVTVARVPRGRTATVCEAELLPGDDAILARTWVPWSQRLRPGDIGPGDVLPFRPDDPRLEPGFTPTGDPEVDEVAIDELALARVRVLSPQGISEAAERWYRGSRGPATPGSVASSAACGSCGFLVPLQGSLGTLFAVCANEWSPDDGKVVSLDHGCGAHSETDVPSMPSEWPAPDPLLDENAIDVVERGSRETEGGDAPAEPVADAEPPADAEPPADVDTPAEVEPPADADTPADVETPADVETPVDVETPAEDETPAEDETPADTGSATDADARPADGP; encoded by the coding sequence ATGGCTGCCGTCAAGGACGCCGTCCTCGAGCGTGCCGTCGACCTCGCCCGCGAGGTCGCGGTCGAGATCGCGCAGGAGCCGCAGGACGTCGGGGAGTACCTCGGCGCGGTCCGCGAGGCCGAGCGCCTCGTGTCGCACCGGTTCGCGTGCACGGCGCGCGGGTACCGCGGCTGGGCCTGGACCGTCACGGTCGCGCGCGTGCCGCGCGGCCGCACCGCGACCGTGTGCGAGGCCGAGCTGCTGCCCGGCGACGACGCGATCCTCGCGCGCACCTGGGTGCCGTGGTCGCAGCGGCTGCGGCCCGGCGACATCGGCCCCGGCGACGTCCTGCCGTTCCGCCCCGACGACCCGCGCCTCGAGCCGGGCTTCACGCCGACCGGCGACCCCGAGGTCGACGAGGTCGCGATCGACGAGCTGGCGCTGGCACGCGTCCGGGTCCTGTCGCCCCAGGGGATCTCCGAGGCCGCGGAGCGCTGGTACCGCGGGTCGCGCGGCCCGGCGACGCCCGGCTCGGTCGCCTCGAGCGCCGCGTGCGGGTCCTGCGGCTTCCTCGTCCCGCTCCAGGGGTCGCTGGGCACGCTGTTCGCCGTGTGCGCCAACGAGTGGTCGCCCGACGACGGCAAGGTCGTCAGCCTCGACCACGGGTGCGGCGCGCACTCCGAGACGGACGTCCCGTCGATGCCGAGCGAGTGGCCGGCACCGGACCCCCTGCTCGACGAGAACGCGATCGACGTGGTCGAGCGGGGGTCGCGCGAGACCGAGGGTGGTGACGCGCCGGCCGAGCCGGTCGCGGACGCCGAGCCGCCTGCGGACGCCGAGCCGCCTGCGGACGTGGACACGCCTGCCGAGGTCGAGCCGCCTGCGGACGCCGACACGCCTGCTGACGTCGAGACCCCCGCGGACGTCGAGACCCCTGTGGACGTCGAGACCCCCGCAGAGGACGAGACCCCCGCAGAGGACGAGACCCCCGCGGACACCGGCAGCGCCACGGACGCCGACGCGCGTCCCGCCGACGGACCGTGA